In one window of Dehalococcoidia bacterium DNA:
- a CDS encoding non-heme iron oxygenase ferredoxin subunit produces MQPEQEHQAVASEGDLDDGGLLGVEVDGQRIVLAKLRGEVYALGAVCTHRGADLSEGVIEGEMVRCPWHRSGFDIRTGEAVKPPAREPEPVYDVKIEDGQIWVSRRPRGT; encoded by the coding sequence ATGCAACCTGAACAAGAGCACCAGGCCGTCGCGAGCGAGGGAGACCTTGACGATGGAGGTCTGCTGGGGGTTGAGGTGGACGGGCAGCGTATCGTTCTGGCGAAGCTCCGCGGCGAGGTCTACGCGCTCGGCGCCGTCTGCACCCACAGAGGTGCCGATCTCTCCGAGGGCGTGATCGAGGGCGAGATGGTCCGTTGCCCGTGGCATCGCAGCGGCTTCGATATCAGGACAGGCGAGGCCGTGAAGCCTCCCGCCAGGGAGCCGGAGCCTGTGTACGATGTCAAGATCGAGGACGGACAGATCTGGGTGTCGCGCCGGCCAAGGGGGACATGA
- a CDS encoding PLP-dependent aminotransferase family protein → MDLDIDRRSPVPLYRQIAEALRARILDGSIPIGSRLPSERSLARALDVNRSTVVNAYDELAADGLVIGRVGRGTAVACCPEEDEPLSRPVVWQQLFAEEGQHLVPWRQEIRSGEGRPDGAGLVSAELDPELVPLAEVGRLLRELLDAQGSGALAYLPTEGLPPLREAIAERLRQRGARYHPENVVITAGAQQALDLVARAFLGSDDEAAIESPTYPGAIHAFRQRRPRLVAIPSDDQGMRIDALQQAFARRCPILVFTIPNFNNPTGTSMSPERRGQLLQFSRRNQIPVVEDDAFSEIYFGGERPLPLASLTPADHVIHIGTFSKMLVPGLRVGWLAAPKPVVERVLLFKQIADLHTATLSQWLALRALETGLVDAFLDRARPVFARRRDALISELTRELQGVVHLAPPQGGLCVWCRLTEGLPARRVLGVAAERGVAFLPGDVFSVEGGHHSYLRLAFGRLREEDARGSVAVLKQAIDQVRAESKREQGREARKVVPFV, encoded by the coding sequence TTGGACCTCGACATCGACCGGCGCTCTCCGGTGCCACTCTACCGTCAGATAGCCGAAGCCCTGCGCGCCCGCATTTTGGACGGCAGTATCCCCATCGGCAGCCGCCTCCCGTCCGAGCGCAGCCTTGCCCGCGCGCTCGACGTCAACCGCTCGACGGTTGTGAACGCTTACGACGAGCTGGCGGCGGATGGACTCGTGATCGGCAGGGTGGGCCGCGGGACGGCCGTTGCCTGCTGCCCGGAGGAAGACGAGCCACTGAGCCGGCCGGTCGTATGGCAGCAACTGTTCGCCGAAGAGGGGCAGCACCTGGTTCCCTGGCGGCAGGAGATCCGCTCGGGTGAGGGAAGGCCGGACGGCGCCGGTCTCGTTTCGGCGGAGCTCGACCCCGAGCTTGTGCCGCTGGCCGAAGTCGGGAGACTCTTGAGGGAGCTGCTGGACGCACAGGGCAGCGGGGCGCTCGCCTACCTGCCGACGGAAGGGCTCCCGCCGCTAAGGGAGGCGATAGCGGAGCGGCTGCGCCAGCGGGGCGCGCGCTACCATCCCGAAAACGTGGTCATCACAGCGGGGGCGCAACAAGCGCTCGACCTGGTGGCGAGGGCGTTCCTGGGGTCTGACGACGAGGCGGCAATTGAGTCTCCGACATACCCGGGCGCAATCCATGCCTTTCGCCAGCGGCGCCCGCGCCTCGTCGCCATCCCATCTGACGACCAGGGCATGCGGATCGATGCCCTTCAGCAGGCGTTTGCGCGCCGCTGCCCCATCCTCGTCTTCACGATCCCCAACTTCAACAACCCCACGGGAACGAGCATGTCGCCGGAGCGGCGCGGGCAACTGCTGCAATTCAGCCGCCGCAACCAGATCCCCGTCGTGGAAGACGATGCCTTCAGTGAGATCTACTTCGGAGGGGAACGCCCCCTGCCGCTGGCCTCCCTGACGCCCGCCGACCACGTCATTCACATCGGCACGTTTTCGAAAATGCTTGTGCCGGGACTCCGGGTCGGCTGGCTGGCGGCGCCGAAACCGGTAGTCGAGCGCGTTCTGTTGTTCAAGCAGATCGCCGATCTGCATACGGCGACTCTGAGCCAGTGGCTGGCGTTGCGCGCCCTCGAGACCGGCCTCGTCGACGCGTTCCTCGACCGCGCGCGGCCCGTCTTCGCCCGGCGCCGCGATGCCCTCATCTCCGAACTGACGCGCGAGCTACAAGGCGTTGTCCACCTTGCGCCTCCTCAGGGGGGACTCTGCGTCTGGTGCCGCCTTACCGAGGGGCTGCCCGCCCGCAGGGTGCTGGGCGTCGCCGCAGAGCGCGGAGTCGCCTTTCTGCCCGGCGACGTCTTCTCCGTGGAAGGCGGTCACCATTCCTACCTGCGCCTCGCCTTCGGGCGTCTGCGGGAGGAGGATGCCCGCGGGAGCGTCGCCGTGCTGAAGCAGGCAATCGATCAGGTGCGGGCGGAAAGCAAACGGGAGCAGGGCCGGGAGGCGAGGAAAGTCGTGCCATTCGTATAA
- a CDS encoding copper-translocating P-type ATPase has protein sequence MAEDFRRRFWISLVLTIPVVLLSPLIQDFLGIEEELDFPGDEWVQFAFASVIFFYGGWPFLTGIIGELRRREPGMMTLIALAISVAYVYSSVVVFGVSGEVFFWELATLIDVMLLGHWLEMRSLLGASGALEALARLLPAEAHRLLPDGSTEDVPVAQIGRGERVLVKPGERVPVDGVVVEGRTSLNEAMLTGESRPVEKGEGDTVIGGSINGESAVTVEVQKTGDETYLSQVTEMVRRAQASRSRTQDLANRAALWLVIIALGAGSATLVSWLVSGRSFEFALERTVTVMVIACPHALGLAVPLVVAVSTALAAGAGLLIRNRSAFERARSINAIVFDKTGTLTEGRFGVTDVVALNGRSEDEVLSLAAALESRSEHPIAAGVVEAARERGLDVAQPQEFRAIAGKGVEGTVNGRGVMVVSPGYLTERQLTVGDGRLRQIAEQGKTVVYLLVDGKVEGAVALADIVREESREAVDRLKGMGVQVMMLTGDSEPVARWVAGELGLTQYFAGVLPDKKADKIRGVKAQGLRVAMVGDGVNDAPALVEADVGIAIGAGADVAIESADIILVRSDPRDAVDVIELARATYSKMVQNLLWATGYNAVAIPAAGGVFFSLGFFLPPAAGAILMSLSTVIVAVNAQLLSRVGGRFRRAKEGAPPSGNAEAAPRHPSMHIHAGH, from the coding sequence ATGGCGGAGGACTTTCGCCGCCGCTTCTGGATATCGCTCGTCCTCACGATTCCGGTAGTGCTCCTTTCGCCCCTTATCCAGGACTTCCTGGGCATCGAGGAGGAGCTCGACTTCCCCGGTGACGAGTGGGTGCAGTTCGCCTTCGCCAGCGTCATATTCTTCTACGGTGGCTGGCCGTTCCTCACCGGCATCATCGGAGAGCTGCGGCGGCGCGAGCCCGGCATGATGACGCTCATCGCCCTCGCGATAAGCGTCGCCTACGTCTACAGCTCGGTCGTCGTCTTTGGCGTGTCGGGCGAGGTCTTCTTCTGGGAGCTGGCCACCCTTATCGACGTCATGCTCCTCGGCCACTGGCTGGAGATGCGCTCGCTGCTCGGCGCGTCCGGCGCCCTGGAAGCGCTCGCCCGCCTCCTGCCCGCCGAGGCCCACCGCCTCCTGCCCGACGGCTCGACGGAGGACGTGCCCGTCGCCCAGATCGGCAGGGGCGAGCGCGTGCTGGTCAAGCCCGGCGAGCGCGTCCCCGTCGACGGCGTCGTCGTCGAGGGGCGGACGTCGCTGAACGAGGCGATGCTCACGGGCGAAAGCAGGCCGGTTGAGAAGGGCGAAGGCGACACCGTTATCGGCGGCTCGATCAACGGCGAGTCGGCCGTCACCGTCGAAGTGCAGAAGACCGGCGACGAGACCTACCTCTCTCAGGTCACGGAGATGGTGCGGCGGGCGCAGGCTTCGCGCTCCCGCACGCAGGACCTCGCCAACCGGGCGGCGCTGTGGCTTGTCATCATAGCGCTGGGGGCGGGCAGCGCCACGCTTGTCTCCTGGCTCGTCAGCGGCCGCAGCTTCGAGTTCGCCCTCGAACGGACGGTGACGGTAATGGTCATCGCCTGCCCGCACGCGCTGGGGCTGGCGGTGCCCCTCGTGGTCGCCGTCTCCACCGCCCTTGCCGCGGGAGCCGGTCTGCTCATCCGCAACCGCAGCGCCTTCGAGCGGGCGCGCAGCATCAACGCAATCGTTTTCGACAAGACGGGCACGCTCACGGAGGGACGCTTCGGCGTGACCGATGTCGTCGCCCTTAACGGCCGCAGCGAAGATGAGGTGCTGTCGCTGGCCGCCGCGCTCGAGAGCCGCTCCGAGCACCCGATTGCCGCCGGCGTCGTCGAGGCCGCCCGCGAGAGGGGGCTGGACGTCGCGCAGCCGCAGGAGTTCCGCGCTATCGCCGGCAAGGGCGTCGAAGGCACGGTCAACGGCAGAGGCGTCATGGTGGTCAGCCCCGGCTATCTTACCGAGCGGCAGCTCACCGTCGGGGACGGCCGGCTGCGCCAGATAGCGGAGCAGGGGAAGACGGTCGTCTACTTGCTGGTCGATGGCAAAGTGGAGGGCGCAGTCGCCCTCGCCGATATCGTCCGCGAGGAATCGCGGGAAGCGGTCGACCGGCTGAAGGGCATGGGGGTGCAGGTCATGATGCTCACCGGCGACTCGGAGCCCGTCGCGAGGTGGGTGGCGGGAGAGCTCGGCCTGACGCAGTACTTCGCGGGTGTGCTCCCCGACAAGAAGGCGGACAAGATCAGAGGGGTGAAGGCGCAGGGGCTGCGGGTAGCGATGGTGGGCGACGGCGTGAACGACGCCCCCGCCCTCGTGGAAGCGGACGTCGGCATCGCCATCGGCGCGGGCGCCGACGTCGCAATCGAATCGGCCGACATCATTCTCGTGCGCTCCGACCCCCGCGACGCCGTCGACGTCATCGAGCTTGCCCGCGCCACTTACAGCAAGATGGTGCAGAACCTCCTCTGGGCGACGGGCTACAACGCGGTAGCCATTCCGGCAGCGGGCGGAGTCTTCTTCAGCCTGGGATTCTTCCTGCCGCCTGCCGCCGGCGCCATCCTGATGTCGCTGTCGACGGTGATCGTCGCAGTGAACGCGCAGCTTCTGTCACGCGTCGGCGGACGCTTCAGGCGAGCGAAGGAGGGGGCGCCGCCGTCCGGGAACGCGGAAGCGGCGCCGCGTCATCCATCGATGCACATTCACGCCGGCCATTAG
- a CDS encoding FAD-dependent oxidoreductase has translation MNDKPTYVIVGANLTGGTAAETLRSEGFDGRIVLVGAEPDPPYERPPLSKDYLRRESPREHVFLQGAQYYREHEIDLRLGERAVSLDPGERRVELESGELVRYDRLLIATGADLRRLYVPGIGLEGVRYLRTLRDADALGDELQKRPRVLVVGAGFIGSEVAASARVLGCEVTMIEIAPVPLVRALGEEMGSIYAAIHRDHGVDVRTGMGVAEFRGARRLEAAVTTTGDVISCDIAVIGVGVASAVGWLEDSGVALENGVLTDELGRTNLPDVYAAGDVANWWHPVWRERLRLEHYDNALNQGAAVARNMLGAAEAYAPVPYFWSDQYELSLQYVGFASRWDSVVFRGDPATRSFSAFYVVNGRLRAALSVNRITDQAPAERLIRAGVPIDEQRLSDEGIELEQAAA, from the coding sequence ATGAACGATAAACCAACGTACGTCATCGTCGGCGCGAACCTGACGGGAGGCACCGCCGCCGAAACGCTGCGCAGCGAGGGCTTCGATGGGCGCATCGTCCTCGTCGGCGCCGAACCCGACCCGCCTTACGAGCGTCCGCCGCTCTCCAAGGACTATCTGCGGCGGGAGTCGCCGCGGGAGCACGTTTTCCTGCAGGGCGCGCAATACTACCGCGAGCACGAGATCGACCTGCGCCTCGGCGAAAGGGCAGTGTCTCTCGACCCCGGCGAGCGGCGTGTCGAGCTGGAGTCGGGCGAGCTGGTCCGCTACGACCGGCTGCTGATCGCGACGGGGGCCGACCTGCGGCGGCTCTACGTGCCGGGCATTGGGCTGGAGGGCGTCCGCTACCTGCGCACCCTGCGCGACGCCGACGCCCTCGGCGACGAGCTGCAAAAGCGACCGCGCGTCCTCGTCGTCGGCGCGGGCTTCATCGGCTCCGAGGTCGCTGCCTCCGCCCGTGTCCTCGGCTGTGAGGTCACGATGATAGAGATCGCGCCCGTGCCGCTTGTTCGCGCGCTCGGCGAGGAGATGGGGTCGATATACGCCGCCATCCACCGCGACCACGGCGTCGACGTGCGAACCGGCATGGGCGTGGCGGAGTTCCGTGGAGCGCGGCGGCTGGAGGCGGCCGTTACGACCACCGGCGACGTCATTTCCTGTGACATTGCCGTCATAGGCGTCGGCGTGGCCTCGGCCGTCGGCTGGCTCGAGGACTCCGGCGTCGCGCTTGAGAACGGCGTGCTGACCGACGAGCTGGGCCGGACAAACCTGCCGGACGTCTACGCCGCCGGGGACGTCGCCAACTGGTGGCATCCGGTATGGCGGGAGCGCCTTCGCCTCGAGCACTACGACAATGCCCTGAACCAGGGCGCCGCTGTCGCCCGCAACATGCTCGGCGCAGCGGAGGCGTACGCGCCCGTCCCCTACTTCTGGTCCGACCAGTACGAGCTGAGTCTCCAGTACGTCGGCTTTGCGAGCAGGTGGGACAGCGTGGTCTTTCGCGGCGATCCCGCGACCCGTTCGTTCAGCGCGTTCTACGTCGTGAACGGGCGTCTGCGCGCCGCCCTCAGCGTCAACCGCATCACCGACCAGGCGCCTGCCGAGCGCCTCATACGCGCCGGCGTCCCCATCGACGAGCAAAGGCTCTCCGACGAAGGCATTGAGCTGGAGCAGGCGGCAGCCTAG
- a CDS encoding DUF4389 domain-containing protein, giving the protein MAVYPVSFDIARPEKFERPHVFLRIVVLIILSILGGAFGWILGLVYLLFPALAAIFISQKGAERFLQEDGPRMTGWIRWVMALYAYLGLVTDRFPTEKPEEIVRVEIQTGGTPTVGSALLRIILAIPSAFVLGILGLISGIIWIIAAIMVLIQENYPDGLFGFQVGVLRWEARLLGYQASLVEPYPPFALDTGTGTAAT; this is encoded by the coding sequence GTGGCGGTTTACCCCGTCTCCTTCGACATAGCGCGCCCCGAGAAGTTCGAGCGGCCCCACGTCTTTCTCCGCATCGTCGTCCTGATAATCCTGTCGATTCTTGGCGGCGCCTTCGGCTGGATACTGGGCCTGGTGTACCTGCTCTTCCCGGCGCTGGCGGCGATTTTCATTTCGCAGAAAGGCGCGGAGCGATTCCTCCAGGAGGACGGCCCCCGCATGACCGGCTGGATCCGGTGGGTGATGGCTTTGTATGCCTACCTGGGCCTCGTCACCGACCGGTTTCCCACCGAGAAGCCTGAAGAGATAGTTCGCGTGGAGATCCAGACCGGGGGGACGCCGACGGTCGGAAGCGCCCTCCTGCGGATCATCCTGGCAATCCCCAGCGCCTTTGTGCTGGGGATCCTTGGCCTGATCTCCGGAATCATCTGGATCATCGCCGCCATCATGGTGCTGATCCAGGAGAACTACCCCGACGGGCTGTTCGGCTTCCAGGTGGGCGTCCTGCGCTGGGAGGCGCGGCTTCTCGGCTACCAGGCGTCGCTCGTCGAGCCTTACCCGCCGTTCGCGCTGGATACGGGCACCGGGACGGCGGCAACGTAG